In the Nitrospiria bacterium genome, one interval contains:
- a CDS encoding kelch repeat-containing protein — MNTFIKIFLGLSLFSFLGCGSGNGGGEGQVTIISEDKLASVTIPPGALPDGMPSSEISVDVAGTVNLPDGNIGQAYEFKPPGTQFKQNVTISIEYLDPRMDPQDTPIPSGTSEFDLGLVKFDPNGNSWGPVENLRLDPLNNVVSGTTTSFSIYGIKDFGLGGSTTPTSTDMSGFRVNHTATPLYDGTVLVKVLFAGGRTIVDVNTDVLISGEIFNLSNNEFEKPTPVVFMKEARNGHSATLLSDNKTVLIAGGQGSRETGFAISNSAELFDSQQNKFELLQSTMTEKRIGHTATLLDNGEVLIAGGQTRLSNNPLIFHLSAELYDPTGRTFSPTSGLMNSPRIGHTATKLGDGTVLIAGGKDSNEGFLRTVELYNPVDGSFKPLKDLKEYRASHTATLLTDGNILIAGGFGIDGKILTSVEIYDPVAGPLAQEINMVIPRVHHTATILQEGSVLIAGGTSNGSNVLSSTELYLPSSFAFEERRSLFDSRFSHTATLLQDNSVLLTGGIGIKGVQNSAEIFKAN, encoded by the coding sequence ATGAATACGTTTATTAAAATTTTTTTAGGTTTATCTCTATTTTCTTTTTTGGGGTGCGGCAGCGGTAATGGAGGAGGGGAAGGGCAAGTTACAATTATAAGTGAAGATAAATTAGCCTCTGTAACTATTCCCCCCGGAGCCCTACCGGACGGAATGCCTTCTTCTGAGATAAGCGTAGATGTTGCTGGTACAGTGAATCTCCCTGATGGAAATATTGGTCAGGCCTATGAGTTTAAACCCCCGGGAACGCAATTTAAGCAAAATGTGACCATTTCCATTGAATACCTTGACCCAAGAATGGATCCCCAAGATACCCCTATTCCTTCAGGAACTAGTGAATTTGATCTTGGGTTGGTAAAGTTTGATCCAAATGGAAATAGCTGGGGACCGGTGGAAAATTTAAGGCTTGATCCCCTAAATAATGTTGTGAGTGGCACTACCACTAGTTTTAGTATTTATGGAATAAAGGATTTTGGGTTAGGAGGTTCGACCACTCCAACTTCAACCGATATGTCTGGATTTCGTGTAAACCATACGGCAACTCCTTTGTATGATGGTACGGTTTTGGTCAAAGTGTTATTTGCTGGAGGGCGTACCATTGTTGATGTGAATACGGATGTTCTTATTAGTGGGGAAATTTTTAATTTGAGTAATAATGAATTTGAAAAACCCACTCCTGTTGTTTTTATGAAAGAAGCCCGAAACGGACATTCGGCAACCCTTTTATCAGACAATAAAACAGTTCTAATTGCAGGAGGGCAAGGCTCAAGAGAAACCGGCTTTGCCATTTCAAATAGTGCTGAGTTATTCGACTCCCAACAAAATAAATTTGAACTCCTTCAAAGTACTATGACGGAAAAACGGATCGGGCATACGGCCACTCTACTTGATAATGGGGAAGTTCTCATTGCCGGAGGACAAACCCGGCTTTCCAATAACCCCCTTATTTTTCATCTCAGTGCGGAGCTATATGATCCTACTGGTAGAACTTTTAGTCCAACTTCCGGTTTAATGAATAGCCCTCGAATTGGCCATACCGCAACAAAGCTCGGTGATGGAACGGTTTTAATTGCAGGTGGGAAGGATTCAAATGAGGGTTTTCTTAGGACCGTCGAGTTATATAACCCAGTGGATGGTAGTTTTAAACCTCTAAAAGATTTGAAAGAGTATAGGGCTTCCCACACCGCAACCCTTCTAACTGACGGGAATATACTGATAGCGGGAGGTTTTGGAATAGATGGAAAAATATTAACAAGTGTTGAGATTTATGATCCCGTGGCAGGACCATTGGCACAAGAAATTAATATGGTTATACCTCGGGTTCACCATACCGCCACCATTCTCCAGGAAGGTTCGGTTTTAATTGCAGGTGGAACCAGTAATGGTTCGAACGTTCTTTCAAGTACTGAACTTTACCTCCCAAGTTCTTTTGCTTTTGAGGAGAGGAGAAGTCTGTTTGATTCCAGATTCAGCCATACAGCCACCCTCCTTCAGGATAATTCAGTCCTTTTAACGGGGGGGATTGGAATAAAGGGAGTACAAAATAGCGCGGAAATTTTCAAGGCCAATTGA
- a CDS encoding Gldg family protein → MIKQLSKLSGWLGLFLFFGGLLALGVNPSWGNYVSIAEGASLVLLIFFFITHFEAIKVFSTRRSTQFGLNSFLMVVIFLSIIGILNFLSSRHNQRLDLSETGRFSLAPQTKKVLQNLEQKVKITAFTESQTPSENQIRDLLNSYSNETDHLSFQVIDPSQKPAIARQYGITQYNTLVIEVGDQETQIKNIIEQELTNALIRVNKKKKQTIHFLEGHGEHDLTNTEREGFSRVQGALEKQGYHVEGLSLLQTGKIPEDTAVLVVAGPQKAFLPQEIEAVSNYLNQKGKVLALIDPQTQTNLDVFFSQWGIRLGPGIIVDTLSRLFGGDLTIPVVTTYPNHEITEGFNLATFFPVAQRVQFESSDSHLNFQSLAETTENSWTKTDIISGDLNFNSKTDLRGPLTLAGMVTKKTEETSSQEESDLEIPSEENTDQPSDEPILIVFGDSDFAANGSFDFNGNGDLILNTINFLAKEKNLIAITPKKPNFSPLFLTKVQGNVVFYTSVILMPGIVFLTGLIIWKRRRRL, encoded by the coding sequence ATGATTAAACAACTCAGTAAGCTTTCAGGGTGGTTAGGGCTTTTTCTTTTTTTCGGAGGCCTTTTGGCCCTTGGGGTTAACCCAAGCTGGGGGAATTATGTCTCCATCGCAGAAGGGGCCTCCCTGGTTCTATTGATCTTTTTCTTTATCACCCACTTCGAAGCGATCAAGGTTTTTTCAACACGTCGATCTACCCAATTCGGGTTAAACAGCTTTTTAATGGTCGTTATTTTTCTTTCCATCATCGGAATTTTAAATTTCCTGTCCTCCCGGCATAACCAGCGGTTGGATTTATCGGAAACCGGCCGTTTTTCATTGGCTCCGCAAACCAAAAAGGTTCTCCAAAATTTGGAACAAAAGGTAAAAATAACTGCATTTACAGAATCCCAAACCCCCAGCGAAAATCAAATCAGAGATCTTTTAAACAGTTATTCCAATGAGACCGATCACCTCTCATTTCAGGTGATTGATCCCTCCCAAAAACCAGCCATTGCCCGGCAATATGGAATTACCCAATACAATACCCTGGTAATCGAAGTGGGTGACCAGGAAACTCAAATTAAAAATATCATCGAACAAGAATTAACCAATGCCCTCATTCGGGTCAATAAAAAAAAGAAACAAACCATTCACTTTCTGGAAGGTCATGGAGAACATGACCTTACCAACACGGAACGGGAAGGATTCTCCCGGGTCCAAGGGGCCCTAGAAAAACAAGGCTACCACGTGGAGGGCCTTTCCCTTCTTCAAACCGGAAAAATTCCAGAGGACACCGCTGTTTTGGTGGTGGCTGGACCCCAAAAGGCTTTTCTCCCCCAAGAAATTGAAGCGGTTTCGAATTATTTAAATCAAAAAGGAAAGGTTTTGGCCTTAATTGACCCCCAAACCCAAACCAACCTGGATGTTTTTTTCAGCCAGTGGGGAATTCGATTGGGGCCGGGGATCATCGTTGATACCCTATCCAGACTCTTTGGCGGAGACTTAACCATTCCTGTGGTGACCACATATCCTAATCATGAAATTACCGAGGGTTTTAATTTAGCAACGTTCTTTCCCGTTGCCCAAAGGGTTCAATTTGAATCCTCGGATTCACACCTCAACTTTCAGTCCCTGGCTGAAACCACCGAAAACAGTTGGACTAAAACAGATATTATTTCAGGTGACCTAAACTTTAATTCCAAGACCGATCTTAGAGGGCCTCTGACCCTTGCAGGAATGGTTACCAAAAAAACGGAAGAAACGAGTTCCCAAGAAGAAAGTGATCTAGAGATACCCTCGGAGGAAAACACGGACCAGCCCTCGGATGAACCGATACTGATCGTTTTCGGTGATTCTGACTTTGCCGCTAATGGATCTTTTGATTTTAATGGAAATGGAGATCTTATTCTAAACACCATCAATTTCTTGGCAAAAGAAAAAAATCTAATCGCCATTACACCCAAAAAACCGAATTTTTCCCCCTTATTTTTAACCAAAGTTCAAGGAAACGTTGTTTTTTATACTTCTGTTATATTAATGCCCGGCATTGTTTTTCTCACCGGACTCATCATCTGGAAACGCCGGCGCCGTCTCTGA
- the recO gene encoding DNA repair protein RecO, which translates to MSLIRTEGIVLRNKTLGESDRLVHLFTLTHGKLKGVAKGARRPKNRFGSALEPITHASLFLFERRTGGLFQIQEAEIIRSFQALREDLNTIFYASHFLRWIEAFLPEGESRPTCFHLLREFLSLLGEVKDVESLARCFEIKVLDLSGFRPRLDVCGDCGKTLERKKIYFSFLEGRGLCNNCGSQENRFHSFLSPGTVASVHQILTLYPNKVSRLHLNVLMKKELGKMTRDYAKHLLGKEIGTEQMLCHSFG; encoded by the coding sequence ATGTCGCTCATACGAACCGAGGGGATAGTTTTACGGAATAAAACGTTGGGAGAATCCGATCGATTGGTACACCTGTTTACCTTGACCCATGGAAAGTTGAAGGGGGTTGCAAAAGGGGCCAGACGGCCAAAAAATCGGTTTGGAAGTGCTTTGGAACCTATTACCCATGCGAGCCTTTTTTTATTTGAACGGCGAACCGGAGGTCTTTTCCAAATCCAAGAAGCCGAAATCATCCGCTCCTTTCAGGCCTTAAGGGAAGATCTTAATACCATTTTTTATGCAAGCCATTTTTTAAGATGGATCGAGGCCTTTCTTCCCGAGGGAGAATCTCGACCCACCTGTTTTCATCTCCTGAGGGAGTTTTTATCCCTGCTCGGTGAGGTGAAGGATGTTGAAAGTTTGGCCCGGTGTTTTGAAATTAAGGTTTTGGATTTATCAGGGTTTCGACCCCGGTTAGATGTTTGCGGTGATTGTGGGAAAACCTTGGAAAGAAAAAAGATTTACTTTTCTTTTTTAGAGGGAAGGGGGTTGTGCAACAATTGCGGATCTCAGGAAAACCGTTTTCATTCCTTCCTGTCTCCGGGGACCGTTGCTTCCGTCCATCAAATTCTAACTCTTTATCCGAACAAGGTGAGCCGTTTGCATTTAAATGTTTTGATGAAGAAGGAACTTGGGAAAATGACCCGTGATTATGCCAAACATTTGTTGGGAAAAGAAATTGGAACAGAGCAGATGCTTTGTCACTCCTTTGGTTGA
- the bamA gene encoding outer membrane protein assembly factor BamA → MIRSVLQFWVRVSITSFLIGVSVVSALAQEQSIFVKLVEIQGNHRIEDSTIRAKLQIEEGGLFDCRVIQEDIRAIFQLGYFEDVQVKSEGFEGGIKIIYVVSERPFVSEIQFEGYDGVTLEDLNEQISLEVDNFFDEKQLKSDVEKVKKYYEEEGLSNAKVVPVVKVLDEERVKVIFLIEEGEKVLVREIRFEGNEAFSSKKLKKELATREYFWLTSWLTESGRYKKDQLLIDAERLREVYLNNGYLEVQVGEPKVEINQEEAAYILTFSLIEGKQYTVEGMGFRGNKIIGDSELKRQVETAEGEVFRRNVLRRDIGVLTDAYGEIGYAFANIVPQMQPNPETQKVFILFEVTEGKPVKVGRINVYGNDKTRDKVIRREIRMDEQELINTKGLKRSFQRLNNLNFFETVEILPEGVSEDQMDLNVRVKEKATGSFSVGGGYSSVDNLVGIFELSQGNLFGRGQLLRAKAEFGSRRNTYSLTFREPYLLDYPISGTTNIFKLERDFDTYEEKRVGGDVILGKSITEYVSGSVSYKYEELELFNIDSTNPIITAQEGKQSTSSVGLQLSYDSRDNFLDTREGMRNSISFEFAGTGLGGSNDFLKVVGDSSKYFPLWWDMVFLIHGRLGYGTGLRGKDLPLSERFYVGGINTVRGFDFGKAGPREEVTVVTIDPVTSVITSTSVPGEVIGGDQELIFNFEYIVPLVKEANIKGVLFFDAGRGYDNSLLYSENFYDFRLRYSWGFGIRWISPVGPLRLEWGFNLDPREGEKAKTLEFSIGTLF, encoded by the coding sequence TTGATTAGGTCTGTTCTTCAGTTTTGGGTTCGAGTCAGTATTACTTCTTTTTTGATAGGGGTGAGCGTGGTATCCGCTTTAGCGCAGGAACAAAGTATTTTTGTGAAGCTCGTTGAAATTCAAGGAAATCACAGGATAGAGGACTCCACCATCCGCGCAAAACTTCAAATTGAAGAAGGCGGCCTTTTTGATTGCCGGGTTATCCAGGAAGATATCCGGGCCATTTTTCAACTGGGCTATTTTGAGGATGTGCAGGTTAAATCGGAAGGGTTTGAAGGGGGCATTAAAATTATTTACGTGGTTTCAGAGCGACCTTTTGTTTCGGAAATTCAGTTTGAGGGGTATGATGGGGTCACTTTAGAAGATTTGAATGAACAGATCTCTCTTGAAGTAGATAACTTTTTTGATGAAAAGCAATTGAAGTCAGATGTGGAAAAAGTCAAGAAGTATTACGAAGAAGAAGGATTATCCAACGCAAAGGTCGTTCCAGTGGTCAAGGTTTTGGATGAAGAGAGAGTCAAAGTCATTTTTTTAATTGAAGAGGGGGAAAAAGTTTTAGTCCGGGAAATCCGCTTTGAAGGAAACGAAGCCTTTTCCTCTAAAAAATTGAAAAAAGAGTTGGCCACCCGTGAATATTTTTGGTTAACCTCATGGTTGACGGAATCCGGACGTTATAAAAAAGATCAGCTTTTAATCGATGCTGAGAGGCTAAGGGAAGTCTATCTGAACAATGGGTATTTGGAAGTTCAGGTGGGAGAACCCAAAGTGGAAATTAATCAGGAGGAAGCGGCCTATATCCTCACCTTTTCACTAATTGAGGGAAAACAGTATACGGTTGAAGGGATGGGTTTCCGAGGAAATAAAATCATTGGAGATAGTGAGCTTAAAAGGCAGGTGGAGACAGCGGAAGGGGAAGTTTTCCGAAGAAATGTTTTGAGAAGAGATATTGGGGTTCTCACAGATGCCTACGGAGAAATTGGATATGCTTTTGCCAATATTGTTCCTCAAATGCAACCCAACCCCGAGACCCAAAAGGTGTTTATCCTATTTGAGGTAACGGAAGGGAAACCGGTTAAAGTGGGGAGAATTAATGTTTATGGAAATGATAAAACCCGAGATAAGGTCATTCGCCGAGAAATCAGAATGGATGAACAGGAGTTAATTAACACCAAAGGTTTGAAAAGAAGTTTTCAACGGTTGAACAACCTCAATTTTTTTGAAACGGTGGAAATCCTTCCAGAAGGGGTTTCAGAAGACCAAATGGATTTAAATGTTCGGGTGAAAGAAAAGGCGACGGGCTCCTTCAGCGTGGGGGGGGGGTATAGTTCGGTCGATAATTTAGTAGGAATTTTTGAGCTTTCACAGGGGAACCTCTTTGGGCGGGGTCAGCTTCTCCGGGCAAAGGCGGAATTTGGAAGCCGAAGAAACACCTACAGTTTGACCTTTCGGGAACCTTACTTATTAGATTATCCTATCTCAGGGACCACCAACATTTTTAAATTAGAACGGGATTTTGATACCTATGAAGAAAAAAGGGTGGGAGGTGACGTCATTTTAGGTAAATCCATTACCGAATATGTGAGTGGAAGCGTTAGCTATAAATATGAGGAACTGGAACTCTTTAATATTGATTCAACCAACCCCATCATTACGGCTCAGGAGGGGAAACAGAGTACCAGCAGCGTTGGTTTACAGTTATCCTACGATTCCAGGGACAATTTTTTGGATACCCGTGAAGGAATGCGAAACTCAATTTCTTTTGAATTTGCGGGAACAGGGCTTGGGGGTTCCAATGATTTCTTAAAGGTAGTAGGGGACTCTAGTAAATATTTTCCTCTCTGGTGGGATATGGTTTTTTTAATTCATGGACGATTGGGTTACGGAACAGGTCTCCGGGGAAAAGACCTTCCTCTTAGCGAGCGGTTTTATGTTGGGGGAATCAATACGGTGAGGGGGTTTGATTTTGGGAAGGCGGGCCCCAGGGAAGAAGTAACGGTGGTTACGATTGACCCTGTTACCAGTGTGATTACGTCCACCAGTGTTCCAGGAGAAGTGATCGGTGGAGACCAAGAATTGATTTTTAATTTTGAATATATTGTTCCTTTGGTAAAGGAGGCCAACATTAAAGGGGTGTTGTTTTTTGACGCTGGGCGAGGGTATGACAATAGTTTGCTTTATTCAGAAAATTTTTATGACTTTCGCCTTCGTTATAGTTGGGGTTTTGGGATCCGTTGGATTTCCCCAGTGGGGCCCCTTCGATTGGAATGGGGCTTCAACTTGGATCCTCGAGAAGGTGAAAAAGCCAAAACTTTAGAGTTTTCCATTGGAACCTTGTTTTGA
- the mgtE gene encoding magnesium transporter yields the protein MATRYEIVLETVQRFLRRGAIANLSNMVNKMHPADIAKVIRHLMTTQEKRTIFDLIKDTGNKATVISEIDAASGREILGDMSSPEVVKILKELPADDNADILGEFPPEKAKEILQLMGKEDSLEVEGLLKYPDETAGGIMTTNFFALQEDITAQEAIKRLQEEKEAEMVFYIYVVDPKKRLVGVLSLRQLLLVPPQKMLREIMTTEVFFVHTDEDQEEVARQVARYNFLALPVVDSENHLVGIITVDDVIDVIREEATEDILKMAGTTEEEVLLNTSSIKAARFRLPWLLTNLVGGIITGGFLWFFRLAIQEVIALATFIPVITATGGNIGLQTSTIMVRGLATGRIELTDVWKVFFKELRVGGLMGFICGSIVGIVANLWHGHMMLGVVVGVSMFFAITIAAATGTLAPVVLKKLGVDPAISSGPFVTTANDISGLIIYLSLATVLLHYLR from the coding sequence ATGGCGACGCGATACGAGATTGTTTTGGAAACTGTTCAGCGCTTTTTGCGCCGTGGGGCTATTGCGAACCTGTCTAATATGGTGAACAAGATGCACCCCGCGGATATCGCAAAGGTGATTCGCCACCTGATGACCACTCAGGAAAAAAGGACGATTTTCGACCTCATCAAGGATACGGGGAACAAAGCCACTGTGATCAGTGAAATTGATGCTGCCAGCGGGAGGGAAATTTTAGGGGATATGTCCTCCCCTGAGGTGGTCAAAATCCTAAAGGAACTTCCTGCCGATGATAATGCCGATATTTTAGGAGAATTTCCGCCTGAAAAGGCAAAGGAGATTTTGCAATTAATGGGGAAGGAAGACTCCCTGGAGGTTGAAGGCCTTCTGAAATATCCTGATGAAACCGCGGGTGGCATTATGACCACCAACTTTTTTGCGCTCCAGGAAGATATAACTGCCCAGGAGGCCATCAAACGACTTCAAGAAGAAAAAGAAGCAGAAATGGTTTTTTATATTTACGTAGTGGATCCTAAAAAGAGATTGGTGGGGGTTCTATCGCTTCGCCAGCTATTGCTGGTACCTCCTCAAAAGATGCTTCGTGAAATCATGACCACAGAGGTTTTTTTCGTTCATACCGATGAAGACCAGGAAGAGGTGGCCCGCCAGGTCGCCCGATATAATTTCTTGGCCCTTCCGGTTGTTGATTCGGAAAACCACCTGGTGGGAATTATAACCGTGGATGATGTGATAGACGTGATCCGAGAAGAAGCTACAGAGGATATTTTGAAAATGGCTGGAACCACGGAAGAGGAGGTATTATTAAACACCTCCAGTATCAAAGCCGCCCGGTTCCGACTGCCTTGGCTTTTGACCAACTTGGTGGGGGGAATTATAACCGGCGGTTTTCTTTGGTTTTTCAGATTAGCCATTCAGGAAGTAATTGCCTTGGCCACCTTCATTCCGGTCATTACAGCAACGGGAGGAAATATTGGTCTTCAAACGTCTACCATCATGGTGAGAGGCCTTGCCACGGGCCGAATTGAATTGACGGATGTCTGGAAAGTTTTTTTTAAAGAGTTAAGGGTGGGAGGGTTGATGGGTTTTATTTGCGGATCCATTGTGGGAATTGTTGCAAACCTTTGGCATGGACATATGATGTTGGGGGTTGTGGTCGGGGTTTCCATGTTTTTTGCGATTACCATTGCAGCGGCAACGGGAACCCTGGCCCCTGTGGTTTTAAAAAAACTGGGAGTCGATCCCGCAATTTCCTCGGGGCCATTTGTCACCACCGCAAATGATATTTCCGGGTTGATTATTTATCTGAGTCTTGCAACGGTTTTGCTTCATTATTTACGGTAA
- a CDS encoding OmpH family outer membrane protein, whose translation MVSRWFFVCLMTVIGLGVGSLGHSAESKPIGFVDAQAVLENTKEGKRAKETLEEYLKSRQKIMDLDEKEIKRIEEEITKQSSVLSPEAKKSKEDDLKRKFIEFQQRGERLQREIQGKRSEVLKEFYKNLESVIKKIAEKDGYEMIFDGQEGGVLLFAKDGLNLTQQVIEEYDKMFP comes from the coding sequence ATGGTAAGTCGATGGTTCTTCGTTTGCTTAATGACTGTAATCGGGTTGGGTGTTGGGTCTTTGGGGCATTCCGCAGAAAGTAAACCGATTGGTTTTGTAGATGCCCAAGCGGTTTTGGAAAATACCAAGGAAGGGAAAAGAGCCAAGGAAACATTAGAGGAGTATTTAAAAAGTCGGCAAAAAATAATGGATTTGGACGAAAAAGAAATTAAAAGAATTGAGGAGGAAATTACAAAACAATCCTCTGTTTTAAGTCCGGAGGCCAAAAAAAGTAAGGAAGATGATTTGAAAAGAAAATTTATTGAATTCCAACAAAGGGGAGAGCGCCTCCAGCGGGAAATTCAAGGAAAACGCTCTGAGGTATTAAAGGAATTTTATAAAAATCTTGAAAGTGTGATCAAAAAAATTGCCGAGAAAGATGGGTATGAAATGATTTTTGATGGCCAAGAGGGAGGGGTCCTTCTTTTTGCGAAAGACGGTCTAAATTTAACTCAACAAGTTATTGAAGAATATGATAAAATGTTCCCTTAA
- a CDS encoding ABC transporter permease, with amino-acid sequence MKKVNNVLAITSKELRIYFTSPMAYVVISVFLLISGFLFSQIVLFASSQSMQLMRLQGALPEINVIELVFRPAFHNMAIVILFTLPLLTMRLLAEEKKTKTVELLFTSPISILEIIFGKFLAAFSVFSLMLLLTGFMPVLINIYGDLQWKPILAGYLGLLLLGGVILSVGLFASSITENQIIAGFVGFGITLLLWLMGIASQGAGNSVLGDILSFLSVGEHFSSFVKGLIDTKNVVYLLSLATVGLFLTHRVIEAHRWK; translated from the coding sequence ATGAAAAAGGTAAACAATGTGCTCGCCATTACCAGTAAAGAATTGCGGATTTATTTCACCTCACCCATGGCCTATGTAGTGATTTCGGTTTTCCTTTTAATCAGCGGGTTTCTTTTCTCCCAAATCGTTCTTTTTGCTTCCAGCCAAAGTATGCAGCTAATGCGTCTTCAAGGAGCTCTTCCAGAAATTAATGTCATTGAGTTGGTTTTCCGGCCAGCGTTTCACAACATGGCCATTGTCATTCTCTTCACCTTACCCCTGCTGACCATGCGACTCCTGGCGGAAGAGAAAAAGACCAAAACAGTGGAATTATTATTTACTTCCCCCATCTCTATCCTTGAGATTATCTTTGGAAAATTCCTTGCCGCTTTTTCTGTATTTTCTTTGATGCTGTTATTAACCGGGTTTATGCCCGTTCTCATCAATATTTATGGGGATTTACAATGGAAACCTATTTTGGCCGGATACCTGGGACTTCTTTTATTAGGGGGAGTCATCTTATCGGTTGGGTTATTTGCATCCTCCATCACCGAAAATCAAATTATCGCAGGTTTTGTGGGCTTTGGAATTACCCTCCTCCTATGGCTTATGGGTATCGCCTCCCAGGGAGCAGGGAATTCGGTTTTAGGTGATATTCTCTCCTTTTTATCTGTAGGGGAGCATTTTAGCAGTTTTGTAAAAGGGCTCATTGATACAAAAAATGTTGTTTATTTATTGAGCCTCGCAACGGTCGGCCTTTTTCTGACCCACCGGGTAATCGAAGCGCATCGGTGGAAATAA
- the era gene encoding GTPase Era yields MSFRSGFIALIGRPNVGKSTLLNQILGEKIAIVSDKPQTTRNQILGVRNLPDTQLVFLDTPGIHKPRHKLNQRMVDGALKTFNQVDILAFLVEATGMPGTGDRFILESLRGVKKNKYLIVNKIDLVQKVTLLPLITEYARECSFDEVFPVSALKGENVEPLVKSFSGLLPEGDPFFPEDVITDQPMRFIAGEMIREQVLKRTRDEIPYSVAVWIESFKEDPGRPLVRIQGIIYVERDSQKGILIGKGGELLKKIGTEARLEIEGILGTKVFLDLWVKVRKNWRENERVLQQLGY; encoded by the coding sequence TTGAGTTTTCGATCCGGGTTTATTGCACTGATTGGCCGTCCGAATGTGGGGAAGTCTACCCTTCTCAATCAGATTTTGGGCGAGAAAATTGCTATTGTTTCCGACAAACCCCAAACTACCCGAAACCAGATTTTGGGGGTCAGAAACCTTCCGGATACCCAGTTGGTTTTTTTGGATACCCCTGGAATTCACAAACCCCGGCATAAATTAAACCAACGAATGGTGGATGGGGCTCTGAAAACTTTTAATCAGGTAGACATTCTGGCCTTCTTGGTTGAAGCAACGGGCATGCCGGGAACCGGGGATCGGTTTATTTTAGAAAGCCTGCGCGGTGTCAAAAAAAACAAATATTTAATTGTTAATAAAATTGATTTGGTCCAAAAAGTAACATTATTACCTTTGATTACAGAATATGCCAGAGAATGTTCGTTTGATGAAGTGTTCCCCGTGTCTGCCCTTAAGGGGGAAAATGTTGAACCTTTGGTAAAAAGTTTTTCCGGTCTCCTTCCGGAAGGAGACCCTTTTTTTCCTGAAGATGTTATTACAGATCAACCCATGCGCTTTATTGCGGGTGAAATGATTCGGGAGCAAGTATTGAAGAGGACCCGGGATGAAATCCCTTATTCGGTGGCGGTATGGATTGAGTCTTTTAAGGAGGATCCGGGGCGCCCCTTGGTTCGTATTCAGGGAATTATTTACGTGGAAAGGGATTCCCAAAAAGGGATTTTAATCGGGAAGGGTGGCGAGCTGTTGAAAAAAATTGGAACAGAAGCCCGATTGGAGATTGAGGGAATTCTGGGAACGAAGGTTTTTCTTGACCTGTGGGTCAAGGTAAGAAAAAACTGGCGGGAGAATGAAAGAGTTCTCCAACAATTAGGCTATTAG
- a CDS encoding ATP-binding cassette domain-containing protein, whose amino-acid sequence MINVQHLTKRYGERTAIEDITFNVEKGEVLAFLGPNGAGKTTTMRILTCFIPATSGTASISGFDIFEASLEARRRIGYLPENPPLYNELTVKEYLNFISKIKGVPKSSQNQALTYALERCNLTAVRERLIGHLSKGFRQRVGLAQALIHNPDVLILDEPTVGLDPKQIIEMRGLIHELAGAHTLILSTHILPEATAICQRVIIIHEGRIRAIDSPEHLSANLRQSEKIRIIVRNPTPQIPEVLQSLNRVTHVLEEPNTNGQIYIVESELGTDIREDVAHCVVNKGWGLLELKSVSMTLEDVFLKLTQEEPS is encoded by the coding sequence ATGATAAATGTTCAGCATTTGACCAAGCGTTACGGGGAACGTACTGCCATTGAAGATATAACGTTCAACGTAGAAAAAGGGGAAGTACTGGCTTTTCTAGGGCCAAACGGTGCCGGAAAAACAACCACCATGCGGATCCTCACCTGTTTCATCCCCGCAACATCCGGGACGGCATCTATTTCAGGGTTTGATATTTTTGAAGCATCCCTGGAGGCCAGACGCCGAATTGGCTATCTTCCTGAAAACCCCCCACTCTATAATGAATTGACCGTTAAGGAATACTTAAACTTTATCTCAAAAATTAAAGGAGTTCCAAAGTCATCCCAAAACCAAGCCCTCACTTATGCATTGGAAAGGTGCAACCTTACAGCCGTTCGGGAGCGATTGATTGGCCACCTTTCAAAGGGGTTTCGGCAACGGGTTGGCCTTGCTCAAGCTTTAATTCATAATCCTGACGTATTGATTTTGGATGAACCCACCGTAGGTCTTGACCCCAAGCAAATCATTGAAATGCGTGGACTCATTCACGAATTGGCTGGGGCGCACACCCTAATTTTAAGCACCCATATTCTGCCTGAGGCCACTGCCATTTGCCAAAGAGTGATTATTATTCATGAGGGGCGGATACGGGCCATTGACTCCCCAGAACATCTTTCTGCAAATCTTCGCCAATCGGAAAAAATTCGAATTATCGTTCGTAATCCTACGCCTCAAATACCAGAGGTCCTCCAATCTTTGAACCGGGTGACTCATGTTTTGGAAGAACCTAACACCAACGGACAAATTTATATAGTGGAATCCGAACTGGGGACTGATATTCGGGAGGATGTGGCCCACTGCGTAGTGAATAAAGGATGGGGCCTTCTGGAATTGAAAAGTGTCTCCATGACTTTGGAAGATGTGTTTCTTAAATTGACACAGGAAGAACCTTCTTAG